From the Synergistaceae bacterium genome, one window contains:
- a CDS encoding autotransporter outer membrane beta-barrel domain-containing protein — MKQQYFSREKTPFPTTAVAFKEARLSYGGEKTFPPFSLPRLCFSLLLCAVCFAFFPPPGAEAAIGTLKELQDALASPAAGTTLTLDGTITFGSGEIALDIKAPGLTLQGGTSVWTNADGMKSGIADLTGALAPGALENLATQAGTLASTFISGAALSGMTSIVGDGATRNAGDDIFLNQRKWLNIPAEGAQSPYNGLNLTNLNFGSVNVEYDLGSTPKKGYVDGLIGGANDITTDTSLGDITGSAFTDITVTVRGQRSDQYLAGGGVVGVRSTGEKPAAHTDSANAEIGSVSGNLFKNISVSTTGPADNSAYLEGGGLIGADAASSPDDKTGIAKIKGLTNNLFTGVTVQTDDILLGGGLVGVNNNSKHLATSSENLATSDTWAILEEASGNIFGNGSAGDIKVTAGYSIRGGGVIGVNGLAAAGAELTRLQDNIFNGIAVTAGSYIKGGGLVGLQTSYTDTANAMDSDKFGIWDWTNPNNPTHVGTGNPDVDSVNAYLLTNRLTHMSDASGNVFLNSSVNAATYLYGGGMIGLHAFQSTAAIETLNDNLFKNLTVTVGDEMKGGGIAGISSAKVGILTEAKGNYFDSLTVKVGGKLKGGGVIGIQLDDNDPDQSGGYSIGGNIVDNSFTNLNVKAGSIQGGGVVGAQSSTSITGFGGNFDVREDGISGNRLSNITVETDSYIAGGGVFGVYSDGGSASMLNVNNNVLVDTTVKTGGYIQGGGLIGVRTDGVGTIQHLDHNYIIGTEVTAGTYIDGGGIIGATSASPTGASTQAIGIGTIENTILSDNNITAQNGQIGGGLIYSYGAVGGMTIKNSFFGGNTFASNYTGAGYADQGAAKVYGTVTIDTGYANTASNAPYTLTITATDGYYTYFGDNKITENGQERYSSLYFGTVDGVTTDDSGTIHVVHDAADADARLEIRSEPGGMVMLFDPIVVNQDNGKTFDMEVRPVSDASGALSGYFLWADKNKFTVGAPGRVDLRNGTYTQIFDGMELDAPQHTFTLEEGAQLTVMGHNKMNLTQANLKGELIFNLEGTTMNDPDTALLKISNPDGNPNVDVTGSRVRLTPFAPGLTPKPGDRFYLIGTAGPDHISGTPSNQAASSYARGGYTTGYNFIIDTSVPTGPDGAEEITNQYLVARLPDVAIPDVPDPNNPTPTPLTPVTPSNPTPSTPDFPDPKPGPTPAPTPVTPANNPVDPTPSPEPTPYIPAYEGSALTNGRLAGLAFIGQRGGWLADHSYESASIVLSNDILSDDPYGRASAPFAGIDGAWLRVDNKHSHVDIDASNIIVGFATKARKQGKDGKPDVSTLWGAFIDIGNADYDTWDSYSHLSQVSIDDIHGSGTLRSRGLGLMVRREWADGFRLEGSFRGGKLKNEFTAHDYLDANGVPASYKTNTPYYGAHLGVGRTWQLNDPRDRLDLLFRYYWSRQGGETVTFADGEWVDFDRDDSHRVRLGARFTRMRNSRQTWYLGAALEHEFGGTIHARNNKNQSLPAADLEGTTGIGEIGLILRPDQKHDFSLEAGLQGYFGKIEGFSAGIRFEWEF; from the coding sequence TAAGGAAGCGCGGCTGTCCTACGGCGGGGAAAAAACCTTTCCGCCCTTTTCCCTTCCGCGCCTGTGTTTTTCCCTGCTCCTCTGCGCGGTATGCTTTGCGTTCTTCCCGCCTCCCGGGGCGGAAGCGGCGATCGGGACCCTGAAGGAGCTGCAGGACGCGCTGGCCAGCCCCGCGGCGGGGACCACGCTGACCCTCGACGGGACGATCACCTTTGGCTCGGGAGAGATCGCTCTGGACATCAAAGCCCCTGGACTGACCCTCCAGGGCGGAACGAGCGTCTGGACCAACGCCGACGGCATGAAAAGCGGCATCGCGGACCTGACGGGGGCTCTGGCTCCCGGCGCGCTGGAGAACCTGGCGACTCAGGCGGGGACCCTCGCAAGCACGTTCATCTCCGGCGCCGCTCTCTCCGGAATGACCTCCATCGTTGGAGACGGCGCGACCCGCAACGCCGGAGACGACATCTTTCTCAACCAGAGGAAGTGGCTCAACATCCCCGCCGAGGGTGCTCAAAGCCCCTATAACGGCCTGAACCTCACGAATCTGAACTTTGGCAGCGTCAACGTGGAGTACGACCTGGGGTCCACTCCCAAAAAAGGATACGTTGACGGACTGATCGGAGGCGCCAACGATATTACCACCGACACCTCTCTGGGAGACATCACCGGCAGCGCTTTCACGGATATAACGGTGACGGTGCGGGGACAGCGGTCTGACCAGTACCTGGCGGGAGGAGGCGTCGTCGGGGTCCGCTCCACGGGCGAAAAACCCGCCGCGCACACAGACTCCGCCAACGCCGAAATCGGCAGCGTCTCCGGCAACCTGTTCAAAAACATATCCGTGTCCACAACCGGCCCGGCGGACAACAGCGCCTACCTCGAAGGGGGCGGGCTCATCGGGGCGGACGCCGCCTCGTCCCCGGACGACAAGACCGGCATCGCGAAAATAAAAGGGCTCACAAACAACCTTTTCACAGGAGTGACGGTTCAGACGGACGACATTCTGCTGGGCGGCGGACTCGTGGGCGTAAACAACAACAGCAAACATCTGGCCACCAGCTCCGAAAATCTCGCGACGTCCGACACATGGGCCATTCTGGAGGAAGCCAGCGGCAATATCTTCGGCAACGGCAGCGCCGGAGACATAAAGGTCACGGCCGGCTACTCCATCCGGGGAGGCGGAGTCATCGGCGTCAACGGGCTCGCTGCCGCCGGAGCGGAACTCACCCGTCTTCAGGACAACATCTTCAACGGCATCGCCGTGACAGCGGGGTCCTATATCAAGGGAGGCGGACTGGTGGGCCTCCAGACGAGCTACACGGACACGGCCAACGCCATGGATTCCGACAAGTTCGGCATATGGGACTGGACGAACCCGAACAATCCGACGCACGTCGGAACCGGGAATCCCGACGTGGACAGCGTCAACGCCTACCTGCTGACCAACCGGCTGACTCACATGAGCGACGCCTCCGGAAACGTCTTTCTCAACTCCAGCGTGAACGCGGCCACTTATCTTTACGGCGGGGGAATGATCGGACTGCACGCCTTTCAGAGCACGGCGGCAATCGAGACTCTGAACGACAACCTCTTCAAAAACCTGACCGTCACCGTGGGCGACGAGATGAAGGGCGGCGGCATCGCGGGCATCTCCTCGGCGAAGGTGGGCATTCTCACGGAGGCGAAGGGAAACTACTTCGACAGCCTGACGGTGAAGGTCGGAGGCAAACTGAAGGGCGGCGGCGTCATCGGAATCCAGCTGGACGACAACGACCCCGATCAATCCGGCGGGTACAGCATCGGCGGCAACATCGTGGACAACAGCTTCACCAACCTGAACGTCAAAGCCGGCTCCATCCAGGGCGGCGGTGTTGTCGGGGCCCAAAGCTCCACCAGCATCACGGGGTTCGGCGGCAACTTCGACGTGCGTGAGGACGGAATCAGCGGCAACCGTCTCAGCAACATCACGGTGGAGACGGACTCGTACATCGCGGGCGGAGGGGTCTTCGGCGTGTATTCCGACGGAGGAAGCGCCTCCATGCTCAACGTGAACAACAACGTGCTCGTGGACACGACCGTAAAAACCGGCGGATACATCCAGGGCGGCGGACTGATCGGAGTCCGGACCGACGGAGTGGGAACCATCCAGCACCTGGATCACAACTACATCATCGGCACCGAGGTCACAGCCGGAACCTACATCGACGGAGGCGGCATCATCGGAGCCACCAGCGCCTCCCCCACCGGCGCGTCCACTCAGGCGATCGGCATCGGCACCATCGAGAACACCATCCTGTCGGACAACAACATCACGGCGCAGAACGGGCAGATCGGCGGCGGACTGATCTACAGCTATGGAGCCGTCGGGGGCATGACCATCAAAAACAGCTTTTTCGGCGGCAACACCTTCGCCTCGAACTACACCGGCGCCGGCTACGCGGACCAGGGCGCGGCCAAAGTCTACGGCACCGTCACCATCGACACGGGATACGCCAACACCGCCTCGAACGCCCCCTATACCCTGACGATCACCGCCACGGACGGCTACTACACCTATTTCGGCGACAACAAAATCACGGAGAACGGCCAGGAGCGCTACAGCTCCCTCTATTTCGGCACCGTGGACGGGGTGACGACCGACGATTCAGGGACGATTCACGTCGTTCATGACGCCGCCGACGCCGACGCCAGACTGGAGATCAGGTCCGAACCGGGCGGCATGGTCATGCTTTTCGACCCCATCGTGGTGAACCAGGACAACGGCAAAACCTTCGACATGGAGGTCAGACCCGTCTCCGACGCATCCGGAGCGCTGAGCGGCTATTTCCTGTGGGCCGACAAAAACAAATTCACGGTGGGCGCCCCCGGAAGAGTCGACCTGAGGAACGGAACCTATACGCAGATCTTCGACGGCATGGAGCTGGACGCGCCGCAGCACACCTTCACGCTGGAGGAGGGCGCTCAGCTGACCGTCATGGGGCACAACAAAATGAACCTCACTCAGGCCAATCTGAAGGGTGAGCTGATTTTCAACCTGGAGGGCACCACGATGAACGATCCGGACACCGCCCTGCTGAAGATCTCGAACCCGGACGGCAATCCCAACGTGGACGTCACGGGAAGCCGGGTCCGCCTGACGCCCTTCGCCCCCGGCCTGACCCCGAAGCCCGGCGACCGTTTCTACCTGATCGGCACCGCGGGGCCGGACCACATCTCCGGCACTCCCTCCAACCAGGCGGCCTCCAGTTACGCCCGGGGCGGGTATACCACAGGCTACAATTTCATTATCGACACCAGCGTCCCCACGGGTCCCGATGGAGCGGAAGAGATCACCAATCAATACCTCGTGGCCCGTCTGCCGGATGTGGCGATTCCCGACGTTCCGGATCCCAACAACCCGACCCCCACGCCGCTGACGCCTGTGACGCCCTCGAACCCGACCCCCTCGACTCCGGACTTCCCCGATCCCAAACCCGGACCGACGCCCGCCCCGACGCCCGTCACCCCCGCGAACAATCCCGTGGACCCCACGCCTTCCCCCGAACCCACGCCCTACATTCCGGCCTATGAGGGAAGCGCTCTCACAAACGGCCGGCTGGCGGGGCTGGCGTTCATCGGTCAGAGAGGGGGATGGCTCGCCGACCACAGCTATGAATCGGCGTCAATCGTTCTCAGCAACGATATTCTGAGCGACGATCCCTATGGACGCGCCTCCGCGCCCTTCGCGGGCATCGACGGAGCCTGGCTGCGGGTGGACAACAAACATTCCCACGTGGACATCGACGCCTCGAACATCATCGTGGGCTTCGCCACAAAGGCAAGAAAGCAGGGAAAGGACGGGAAACCGGACGTTTCGACCCTGTGGGGAGCCTTCATCGACATCGGAAACGCGGACTACGACACCTGGGACAGCTACAGCCACCTGAGCCAGGTCTCCATCGACGACATTCACGGCAGCGGCACCCTGCGATCCCGGGGTCTGGGACTCATGGTCCGCAGGGAATGGGCGGACGGCTTCAGGCTGGAGGGCTCCTTCCGGGGCGGAAAGCTGAAAAACGAGTTCACCGCTCACGACTATCTCGACGCGAACGGCGTTCCCGCGTCCTATAAAACGAATACCCCCTACTACGGGGCGCACCTGGGAGTGGGGCGCACCTGGCAGCTCAACGACCCCAGGGACAGGCTGGATCTTTTGTTCCGGTACTACTGGAGCCGGCAGGGAGGGGA